The DNA sequence ATTAATTATGAGGTGATGAATATTAATCAAGATAATATGACAGAATAAAGTGCCTATCTAATGAATGAAGAGGAGGCACTTTTTAAATTGTTGAGGATAGAAAATATGTTACAATAAAATGCGGTAATAAATGTAAAATGAGGGTGAGAAGATGGATCAACGTATGATTGTAGACTTTTATAATAAGATTTGACAGGTTCTCTGGAGTATGCTATGATTACCCTATGATTGATTGTATACAATTAAATTTGACGAAAGGGGAAGCATCATGAATAACTATGAGCATTTAAAGTTAGAAAATCAATTATGTTTCTCATTGTATGCTGCTTCACGCCAAGTCATTAAGTTATATAAACCGGTATTAGATGAATATGGCTTAACGTATACTCAGTATGTGACGATGTTAGTGTTGTGGGAAGATAGGCGATTAACAGTAAAAGAGATTGGTCAAAGGTTACATCTTGACTCTGGAACCTTAACCCCTCTTTTAAAAAAACTAGAAAATATGGGGTTAATTCATCGATATCGTGATCCAAATGATGATCGAGTCGTAGTCGTTGAACTCACCGAAGCAGGTTTACAGTTAAAGGATCAAATGAGTGATGTTCCAAAACGCGTGTTCTGTCAGATTAGTGGAACGTATGAAGAGGTACTACCTCTTAAGCAACTATTAGATCAATTACTTCACAAATTAGGTTAAACCAGTGGTTTAACTTCTTTATTTCATCAATGAATTGTATAAAATTAAATTTTATAAAATAATAAGGAGCGATAATAATGAATTTTTATGAATTAGAAGCAAAGAAAATGAATGGTCAAATGATAAAAATGGAGCAGTATAAAGGGAATGTTGTCTTAGTTGTTAATACAGCAAGTAAGTGTGGATTAACCCCACAATTTAAAGAGTTAGAAGAATTGTATCAGACTTATCATTCAAAAGGATTAGAAATTTTAGGATTCCCTTGCAATCAATTTGCAAAACAAGATTCAGGAAGTAATCAAGAAATCCAAGAATTTTGCCAGTTAAATTACGGGGTTACATTTAACATGTTTGAGAAAATTGAGGTAAATGGTGCTCATGCACATCCGATCTATCGTTACTTAAAGCAAGAAGTAAAAGGATTATTTGGTTCAGAGATTAAGTGGAACTTTACAAAATTCTTAATTGATCGTGATGGAAATGTGATTAAGCGTTATGCGCCGACAGTTAAACCATCAAAAATAGCGAATGATATTGAAAAGTTATTATTAAAGTAAGGCTACCATAGGTAGTCTTTTTTTATGTTTTAAAGACGAGCGTCGGTGAGAATGGAAAAAATTTATCGGGTGGACAAAAACAACGGGTGGCGATTGCACGCGCCCTTATTCAACAGATGCCAATTTTAATGCTTGATGAAGGGACGTCAGCCCTTGATTTGCAAACGGCGTATGACATTGAAAAGACGTTGTTGGGAATCGATGAGTTAACGGTCATTACGATTACTCATAAGTTAAGTGAAGAGATCTTATCACAGTATGATGAAATTATTGTGATGGATCTTGGTCAAATTGTAGAAGCGGGAACGTTTGATGAATTGGTGCAACGTCAAGGTGCTTTTTATGAATTGTATACATTGAAGCAAGAGGAATGTGCAATACCTTTAGCAGGATAAGAAAAAGCCCGATGTCAAATCGGGCTTCTCTTATATCAAAATTTGGGTTCTATAATATTTGGTGTGGGTGATTCCCACACTTCTTTTATTTGGAATAAAAAATAAGTATAAAAAAAGAGACATCACGTCCCAAATTCTATACCATGTAATTGACCCAAAAAAACACGAAAGGATTGGGTTTATGTCTCACAATAATTGTATCTTAACTTTACTCGATTTAAAAGATAAAAATATTACTTTTTCAGAAAATTGGATGAAAGATGTTCAGATTAACGGGATCC is a window from the Turicibacter bilis genome containing:
- a CDS encoding MarR family winged helix-turn-helix transcriptional regulator, with product MNNYEHLKLENQLCFSLYAASRQVIKLYKPVLDEYGLTYTQYVTMLVLWEDRRLTVKEIGQRLHLDSGTLTPLLKKLENMGLIHRYRDPNDDRVVVVELTEAGLQLKDQMSDVPKRVFCQISGTYEEVLPLKQLLDQLLHKLG
- a CDS encoding glutathione peroxidase — translated: MNFYELEAKKMNGQMIKMEQYKGNVVLVVNTASKCGLTPQFKELEELYQTYHSKGLEILGFPCNQFAKQDSGSNQEIQEFCQLNYGVTFNMFEKIEVNGAHAHPIYRYLKQEVKGLFGSEIKWNFTKFLIDRDGNVIKRYAPTVKPSKIANDIEKLLLK